The Aminithiophilus ramosus genome contains a region encoding:
- a CDS encoding mandelate racemase/muconate lactonizing enzyme family protein, translating to MNRSRIVDIQVHVVELPLRKTWQISLYAANRRAHAVVRLQTEDGIVGYGEAAPSPAFMGETGYTIETVLNRYLREAALGENLFDIARIHERMDSSIDGNSAAKAAIDIAVHDAMGKSLGLPVYRLLGGKVRPRMALSWVVGLQSFDQAVEEARRKVAEGYRVIKIKVGQALADDVRLIRTLREELGDAVPIRLDANQGFTPREALALLDQVRDCPVEAFEQPVRKWDLAGLRFVRERSGAVPIMADESASTLQDACNVLRNEGADLFNIKVGKVGGLYRACQIAALVEAAGLKATAGSNLEVSIGEAASVHFVASQKALSLPNDMLLGSALHSANLVSEPLSVIEGHVLCPERPGLGVDVDEGLFGHRS from the coding sequence GTGAACAGAAGCCGAATTGTCGACATCCAGGTCCATGTCGTGGAACTTCCCCTGCGAAAGACCTGGCAGATTTCCCTTTATGCCGCGAACAGGCGCGCTCACGCCGTCGTCCGTCTCCAGACGGAAGATGGCATCGTCGGCTACGGAGAGGCTGCCCCTTCTCCGGCCTTCATGGGCGAGACAGGCTACACCATCGAGACGGTCCTGAACCGTTATCTGCGGGAAGCGGCCCTGGGCGAGAACCTTTTCGACATCGCCCGGATCCACGAGCGGATGGACAGCTCCATCGACGGAAACAGCGCGGCGAAGGCCGCCATCGACATTGCCGTCCACGACGCCATGGGAAAGAGCCTGGGTCTGCCCGTCTACCGTCTCCTCGGAGGCAAGGTCCGCCCGCGCATGGCCCTTTCCTGGGTCGTCGGCCTTCAGAGCTTCGATCAGGCCGTCGAAGAGGCCCGTCGGAAGGTGGCCGAGGGCTACCGTGTCATCAAGATCAAGGTGGGACAGGCCCTGGCCGATGACGTTCGACTCATAAGGACCTTGCGAGAAGAGCTGGGAGATGCCGTTCCCATTCGCCTCGACGCCAACCAGGGCTTCACGCCGCGGGAGGCCCTGGCTCTGCTCGACCAGGTTCGGGACTGCCCCGTCGAGGCCTTCGAACAGCCTGTAAGAAAATGGGATCTGGCGGGCCTGCGCTTCGTTCGAGAACGATCGGGGGCCGTGCCGATCATGGCCGACGAAAGCGCTTCCACTCTTCAAGACGCCTGCAACGTGCTCCGCAACGAGGGCGCCGATCTGTTCAACATCAAAGTCGGCAAAGTCGGGGGACTCTATCGGGCCTGCCAGATCGCCGCCCTTGTCGAGGCAGCTGGATTGAAGGCCACGGCGGGAAGCAATCTGGAAGTCTCCATCGGCGAGGCGGCCAGCGTCCACTTCGTCGCCAGCCAGAAGGCCCTCTCCCTTCCCAACGACATGCTCCTCGGGTCGGCACTTCACAGCGCCAACCTCGTCTCCGAGCCCCTATCCGTCATCGAAGGCCACGTGCTCTGCCCGGAAAGGCCGGGACTGGGAGTCGACGTCGACGAAGGGCTCTTCGGCCACAGAAGCTGA
- a CDS encoding serine hydrolase: MKSDLFEAIKQKAQALSGQVGLVIGSPSNLLSCGADVSFPAASVIKLTLLWELFRQAEKGILCLADRVRLGEEDRVGGFGILRDLRPGLELTLEDLATLMITLSDNVATNLLIDRLTLQSVNDEIARMGLSRTRLARKMMDLRAKERGLENVTTPGDMASLLVAILNGPGLSPPSRKRMMSIMERQQCNNKLPRHMSGERAFAHKTGDLPGTEHDVGILPSREGTLIVVVMTADLKDNEEGIRFHNEVGLLLDRAYPTFQPQR, from the coding sequence ATGAAGTCCGATCTTTTCGAGGCGATCAAGCAGAAGGCCCAGGCTCTTTCGGGCCAGGTCGGCCTCGTCATCGGCTCCCCCTCGAACCTCCTCTCCTGCGGGGCAGATGTCTCCTTTCCTGCAGCGAGCGTGATCAAGCTGACCCTCCTGTGGGAACTCTTCCGGCAAGCGGAAAAGGGCATCCTCTGTCTTGCCGATCGAGTCCGACTGGGGGAGGAAGATCGGGTGGGCGGCTTCGGCATTCTGCGCGACCTTCGCCCGGGCCTCGAATTGACCCTGGAAGACCTGGCGACTCTCATGATCACCCTCAGCGACAATGTCGCCACGAATCTGCTCATCGACAGGCTCACTCTGCAGAGCGTCAACGACGAGATTGCCCGGATGGGACTTTCCCGGACCCGACTGGCCCGCAAAATGATGGATCTGAGGGCAAAGGAGCGGGGACTGGAGAATGTCACGACGCCAGGCGACATGGCCTCGCTGCTGGTCGCCATTCTTAACGGGCCGGGCCTGTCTCCTCCGTCGAGGAAACGCATGATGTCCATCATGGAAAGGCAACAGTGCAACAACAAGCTGCCACGGCACATGTCCGGAGAGAGGGCTTTCGCCCACAAGACAGGCGACCTTCCGGGGACGGAACATGACGTGGGCATCCTGCCGAGCAGGGAGGGCACCCTGATCGTCGTCGTCATGACCGCCGATTTGAAGGACAACGAAGAGGGAATCCGATTCCACAACGAGGTGGGGCTTCTTCTTGATCGAGCCTACCCGACATTTCAGCCACAGAGGTGA
- the alr gene encoding alanine racemase encodes MSWRPTWMEVDLSALKANFRAIRDYVDPCCQILGVVKADAYGHGLLSVSRALLEAGCQRLAVATPDEALALREGGIRESVLVLGPSPLEVASVYVAEEITSTVTDLAFARALSDEACRQARPARVHVKVDTGMGRLGFLPREMPSAMESLLSMAGLDIEGLFTHFATADEADGVYTRLQFARFGDVLDGLRSAGRGVRLRHCCNSAALLAHREMHLDAVRPGLILYGMWPSPGGPRPFPLRPVFQVKSRIALIRELDGGSGVSYGLSYVTRGPERLAVLPIGYDDGYRRGLSRKAEVLIRGRRLPVVGTICMDQTLVNVTSLPEAQVGDEAVLIGSQGDETVSPEEIAALLGTINYEVPGFFTPRVPRLPVRSTGEGGPI; translated from the coding sequence ATGAGCTGGCGCCCCACCTGGATGGAGGTGGACCTGTCGGCCCTGAAGGCCAACTTCCGGGCCATCAGGGACTACGTGGACCCCTGCTGTCAGATCCTGGGCGTCGTCAAGGCCGACGCCTACGGCCACGGCCTCCTGTCCGTCTCCCGTGCCCTTCTCGAGGCGGGCTGCCAGAGGCTGGCTGTGGCGACTCCCGACGAGGCCCTGGCTCTTCGCGAGGGGGGGATTCGCGAATCGGTCCTCGTCCTCGGCCCCTCCCCGCTGGAGGTGGCCTCCGTCTACGTGGCCGAAGAGATCACGTCGACCGTGACGGATCTGGCCTTTGCCCGGGCCCTGTCCGACGAGGCCTGTCGCCAGGCACGGCCGGCGAGGGTGCACGTCAAGGTTGATACGGGCATGGGGCGCCTGGGCTTTCTCCCCCGGGAAATGCCCTCGGCCATGGAGAGCCTGCTCTCCATGGCCGGCCTCGACATCGAGGGGCTCTTCACCCATTTCGCCACTGCCGACGAGGCCGACGGCGTTTACACGCGCCTTCAGTTCGCCCGTTTCGGCGACGTCCTCGACGGACTGCGCAGCGCCGGAAGGGGCGTCCGACTCCGCCACTGCTGCAACAGCGCCGCCCTTCTGGCCCACAGGGAGATGCATCTCGACGCCGTCCGCCCCGGCCTGATCCTCTACGGCATGTGGCCCTCTCCCGGCGGCCCCCGCCCCTTCCCCCTACGTCCTGTCTTCCAGGTCAAAAGCCGCATTGCCCTGATCAGGGAACTCGACGGGGGAAGCGGCGTCAGCTACGGCCTCTCCTACGTGACGCGCGGTCCGGAGCGTCTGGCCGTGCTTCCCATCGGCTACGACGACGGCTATCGGCGGGGGCTCTCCCGAAAGGCCGAGGTCCTGATCCGAGGGAGGCGTCTTCCCGTCGTCGGCACGATCTGCATGGACCAGACTCTGGTCAACGTCACGTCTCTTCCCGAGGCCCAGGTGGGCGATGAGGCGGTCCTCATCGGCAGTCAGGGTGACGAGACGGTCTCCCCCGAGGAGATCGCCGCCCTCTTGGGCACGATCAATTACGAAGTACCGGGCTTCTTCACGCCTCGCGTCCCTCGCCTGCCCGTGAGATCCACAGGAGAAGGAGGCCCTATTTGA
- a CDS encoding carbon-nitrogen family hydrolase produces the protein MIQVALLQTDIHFKEPLRNFETVGGLFEEAMAARQKPDVVILPEDWSCGFSQEMFHHMADFIEPEGGPSVSFLRDLARRHRVWVVGGSIGTQFSDGKMRNTTFLIDREGNIAGDYSKTHLYSDMDEDLPYSQGDRNAVFETEWGKVAFMICYDIRFCELSRGYALEGAEALIVTSNFPNPRLNHWKTLLTARAIENQMFVIACNRVGTSPMGSYFGHSLVIDPFGEILAEGGEKQEIVTAQVDFSAVKTIRETIHMFRDRQPHLYSRALLTPNTLQEERREALRRLSER, from the coding sequence TTGATTCAAGTCGCTCTTTTGCAGACCGACATTCACTTCAAGGAACCTCTCAGAAATTTCGAAACCGTAGGCGGGCTTTTTGAAGAGGCCATGGCGGCCCGTCAAAAACCGGACGTCGTCATCCTCCCCGAGGACTGGAGCTGCGGTTTCTCTCAGGAGATGTTCCATCACATGGCCGATTTCATTGAACCCGAGGGAGGACCATCCGTCTCCTTCCTGCGCGATTTGGCCAGGAGGCATCGGGTCTGGGTCGTGGGGGGCTCCATCGGAACGCAGTTCTCCGACGGGAAGATGCGCAACACGACCTTTCTCATCGACCGAGAGGGAAATATCGCCGGAGACTACAGCAAGACACACCTCTACAGCGATATGGACGAAGATCTCCCCTATTCCCAGGGCGACCGGAACGCCGTTTTCGAGACCGAATGGGGCAAGGTCGCCTTCATGATCTGCTATGACATCCGTTTCTGCGAGCTCTCCCGAGGGTACGCTCTCGAAGGGGCCGAGGCCCTGATCGTCACCTCCAACTTTCCCAACCCCCGCCTGAATCACTGGAAAACGCTGCTCACGGCCAGGGCCATTGAGAATCAGATGTTCGTCATCGCCTGCAACCGCGTGGGGACAAGCCCCATGGGAAGCTATTTCGGACACTCCCTCGTCATCGATCCCTTCGGTGAAATCCTCGCCGAGGGCGGGGAAAAGCAGGAAATCGTCACCGCCCAAGTCGATTTCAGCGCCGTGAAAACGATCCGCGAGACGATCCACATGTTCCGAGATCGTCAGCCTCACCTCTACTCCAGAGCCCTTCTGACGCCCAATACGCTCCAGGAAGAGCGCAGGGAGGCCCTGCGTCGTCTGTCGGAGCGCTGA
- a CDS encoding alanine/glycine:cation symporter family protein — protein METVVKINGFVNGIVWGPLMLTLLVGTGVYLTVALGFPQIRYFGFMFRQVFSRNKDSKAEGTVSSFAALATALASTIGTGNIAGVATALHLGGPGALFWMLVSAVFGMTTKFAEVTLAVHYREKDKDGNWRGGTMYILEKATGQKWLAWLFAFFTTFAAFGIGNAIQANSTAEGLSLGFGIPHFATGVVIAILTGLVIWGGLKRIADVTTYLVPFMAVFYIIGGAIVVFMHLDLVPGAISNAVHYAFSDPSAMPGALAGWTVKLALTKGIARGVFSNEAGLGSAPMVHAAAIVDHPVRQGVYGLFEVFADTIVICTLTSLAILTSGVLTTNADLTGAQLTLSAFQVVLGRPGVAVLSLGLAMFAFSTILGWYWYGETGATYIFGNKIIPFYKVIWLIVILIGAYGGGGKFLSTIWDMADTMNGLMAIPNLIALLWVSKELRHLVKDFDEKRRKGLL, from the coding sequence ATGGAAACGGTGGTAAAGATCAATGGTTTTGTCAACGGCATCGTCTGGGGACCGCTGATGTTGACCCTGCTCGTGGGAACCGGCGTCTACCTGACTGTTGCCCTCGGTTTTCCCCAGATCCGCTATTTCGGTTTCATGTTCAGGCAGGTTTTCAGCCGCAACAAGGACAGCAAGGCGGAGGGAACCGTCTCGTCCTTCGCCGCTCTGGCCACGGCTCTGGCCTCGACGATCGGAACGGGCAACATCGCCGGCGTGGCGACGGCCCTTCATCTGGGCGGCCCCGGCGCCCTCTTCTGGATGCTCGTCTCGGCCGTCTTCGGCATGACGACGAAGTTCGCCGAGGTGACTCTGGCCGTTCACTACCGCGAAAAGGATAAGGACGGCAACTGGAGGGGCGGCACCATGTACATCCTGGAGAAGGCCACGGGGCAGAAATGGCTGGCCTGGCTCTTCGCCTTCTTCACCACCTTCGCCGCCTTCGGCATCGGCAACGCCATTCAGGCCAACTCGACGGCCGAGGGGCTCAGCCTCGGCTTCGGCATTCCCCACTTCGCCACGGGCGTCGTCATCGCCATCCTGACGGGGCTCGTCATCTGGGGCGGTCTCAAGCGCATCGCCGACGTGACGACTTATCTCGTCCCCTTCATGGCCGTCTTCTACATCATCGGCGGCGCCATCGTCGTCTTCATGCATCTCGATCTCGTCCCCGGCGCCATCTCCAACGCCGTCCATTACGCCTTCAGCGATCCCTCGGCCATGCCCGGCGCCCTCGCGGGTTGGACGGTCAAGCTGGCCCTGACCAAAGGCATCGCCCGCGGCGTCTTCTCCAACGAGGCCGGTCTCGGCTCGGCTCCCATGGTCCACGCCGCGGCCATCGTCGATCACCCCGTCCGTCAGGGCGTCTACGGCCTTTTCGAGGTCTTCGCCGATACCATCGTCATCTGCACTCTCACCTCTTTGGCCATCCTCACCTCCGGCGTGCTCACGACCAACGCCGACCTGACGGGAGCCCAGCTCACGCTTTCCGCCTTCCAGGTCGTGCTGGGCCGTCCCGGCGTGGCCGTCCTCTCCCTGGGGCTGGCCATGTTCGCCTTTTCGACGATCCTCGGCTGGTACTGGTATGGCGAGACGGGAGCCACCTACATCTTCGGCAACAAGATCATTCCCTTCTACAAGGTTATCTGGCTGATCGTCATCCTCATCGGAGCCTACGGTGGCGGCGGCAAGTTCCTCTCCACCATCTGGGACATGGCCGACACGATGAACGGCCTCATGGCCATCCCCAACCTCATCGCCCTCCTCTGGGTCTCGAAGGAGCTGCGTCACCTCGTCAAGGACTTCGACGAGAAGCGTCGCAAGGGGCTGCTCTAA
- a CDS encoding SLC13 family permease encodes MIFDLPAILGFLPLLLYIVLMFRGTDMNLSVLLCVLLGAVLTGESLTGFGATLQGALSSFLSLIGFIIVLGAGLGEILTESKVAQNIVHYVIGRSKITSQRQAIIVAMFISTALVSMLGTLAGSNAIIAPIIIPIVASLGITPSTLGVILHGAGATGLYIGPFVPPVVTIMGLTGLTYGQFMATAGIPLALIVWGSTFFIACRTQRQTEGKVAYSDADSAQDAFEITPQIRRATIVFLATMAFMLGYGIMAKSGASYAIVVMLVAALATGAASGMSLTEALKTLVRGSSKMYWMFFMFVLFDPFLNYVAKSGAFNALAGYIQPLIDKGGEVAFLMLSTLIGVFGISGAGVAQAQITHELFLPLVTENHISMTIWALVVLVACQVTFFVTPTVDMVGQMGLARSKDIRAMLKNGWCLTIITFLYVFVRAFLYVHGN; translated from the coding sequence TTGATTTTCGACCTCCCAGCCATTCTCGGTTTTCTCCCGCTGCTTCTGTATATCGTTCTCATGTTCCGAGGCACGGACATGAACCTCTCCGTCCTTCTCTGCGTACTTCTCGGCGCCGTCCTCACGGGGGAATCGCTGACCGGATTCGGGGCCACCTTGCAGGGTGCCCTGAGTTCCTTCCTCTCCCTCATCGGATTCATCATCGTCCTCGGAGCCGGCCTGGGCGAGATCCTCACCGAATCCAAGGTGGCCCAGAACATCGTTCACTATGTCATCGGCCGCAGCAAGATCACATCCCAGCGCCAGGCCATCATCGTCGCCATGTTCATTTCGACGGCCCTCGTCAGTATGCTGGGAACTCTGGCCGGATCGAACGCGATCATCGCCCCCATCATCATCCCCATCGTTGCCAGCCTGGGGATCACACCGAGCACGCTAGGCGTCATTCTTCACGGGGCCGGAGCCACGGGCCTCTACATCGGCCCCTTCGTCCCTCCCGTCGTCACCATCATGGGGCTGACGGGACTGACCTACGGCCAGTTCATGGCAACGGCCGGAATCCCTCTGGCTCTTATCGTCTGGGGCAGCACCTTCTTCATCGCCTGCAGAACACAGAGGCAGACGGAGGGCAAGGTCGCCTACAGCGACGCCGACTCGGCCCAGGATGCCTTTGAAATAACGCCCCAGATCCGGCGGGCGACGATCGTTTTTCTCGCCACCATGGCCTTCATGCTGGGTTACGGCATCATGGCCAAGTCGGGAGCCTCCTACGCCATCGTCGTCATGCTCGTCGCCGCTCTGGCCACGGGAGCCGCCTCGGGGATGTCCCTGACGGAGGCTCTGAAGACTCTCGTCCGGGGCAGTTCGAAGATGTACTGGATGTTTTTCATGTTCGTTCTCTTCGATCCTTTTCTCAACTATGTGGCCAAGTCGGGCGCCTTCAACGCCCTGGCCGGCTACATCCAGCCTCTCATCGACAAGGGCGGGGAAGTGGCCTTCCTCATGCTCAGCACCCTCATCGGCGTCTTCGGAATCTCCGGGGCCGGAGTGGCCCAGGCTCAGATAACCCACGAGCTCTTCCTTCCCCTGGTCACGGAGAACCACATATCGATGACCATCTGGGCTCTCGTCGTCCTCGTCGCCTGTCAGGTCACCTTCTTCGTTACGCCTACAGTCGACATGGTCGGCCAGATGGGCCTGGCCCGCTCCAAAGACATACGGGCCATGCTCAAAAACGGCTGGTGTCTGACGATCATAACCTTCCTTTATGTCTTCGTCCGGGCCTTTCTTTACGTCCACGGGAACTGA
- a CDS encoding transketolase, which translates to MAFKKIALSNRPAGPLDDDTLKILRDGATTCRRWAVTMTTLAESGHPAGSLSSLEMALMTYAVADLTPDNASHLDRDYVVVSHGHTSPGVYSALAWLGFFDPQEAVAHFRQVGSPYQGHVERDLPGIDWGTGNLGQGLSAAVGFALAQRARGHSGRVFALMGDGEQVKGQNAEARRIAVKEGLSAVTVLIDMNGIQISGTTESVMAADIEALWKIDGWQVLHCDGHDIQALFDVLVEAGRSDRPSVVLCRTVMGRGVSFMEGIADYHGKTVSGDLYARAMAELGGDDQELEPLRQRRRDERPDGRNLTRYPIYLDTGEPRVYGPEKATDNRSAFGTALTDVGRLNEGVAGRTPLLVFDCDLAGSVKVDGFAAACPRSFVETGIQEHATATVAGAASAAGVVALWADFGVFGLSEAYNQQRLNDINDANVKLVLTHVGLDVGEDGKTHQAIDYIGLLRNTFGWKLVVPADPNQTDRATRWALSSWGNTCLAMGRSKLPVVTDEEGRPFFGSSYRFRYGALDVVRPGTDLTLLACGHMIHRALAAREILAGRGLSARVCHAATPLHIDIADLVEASSTGAVVTVEDHNVNSGLGSIVAMSLMQLGRPIRFQPLGVTRYGESGASDDVFAAMGLDVDAIARAAVDCLR; encoded by the coding sequence GTGGCCTTCAAGAAGATAGCGCTTTCCAACCGTCCCGCCGGTCCTCTCGACGACGACACGCTCAAGATCCTTCGAGACGGGGCGACGACCTGTCGTCGCTGGGCCGTGACGATGACGACCCTTGCCGAAAGCGGTCATCCCGCCGGCTCTCTGTCCAGCCTGGAGATGGCCCTCATGACCTACGCCGTCGCCGACCTGACGCCCGACAACGCCTCCCATCTCGACAGGGATTACGTCGTCGTCAGCCACGGTCACACTTCGCCCGGGGTCTACTCCGCCCTGGCCTGGCTCGGCTTTTTCGACCCCCAAGAGGCCGTCGCCCACTTTCGCCAGGTCGGCAGTCCCTATCAGGGTCATGTCGAGAGAGATCTTCCCGGCATCGACTGGGGGACGGGCAACCTGGGCCAGGGGCTTTCGGCGGCCGTCGGTTTCGCCTTGGCCCAGAGGGCCCGGGGCCATTCGGGGCGGGTTTTCGCCCTCATGGGAGACGGAGAGCAGGTGAAGGGGCAGAACGCCGAGGCGAGGCGCATCGCCGTCAAGGAAGGTCTCTCGGCGGTGACGGTCCTCATCGACATGAACGGCATTCAGATTTCGGGCACGACGGAATCGGTCATGGCCGCCGACATCGAGGCCCTCTGGAAAATCGACGGCTGGCAGGTCCTGCACTGCGACGGTCACGACATCCAGGCCCTTTTCGACGTCCTCGTAGAGGCCGGCAGGAGCGATCGTCCCTCTGTCGTTCTCTGCCGCACCGTCATGGGCAGAGGCGTCTCCTTCATGGAGGGGATCGCCGATTATCACGGCAAGACCGTCTCGGGCGATCTCTACGCCCGTGCCATGGCGGAGCTGGGCGGCGACGATCAGGAGCTTGAGCCGCTTCGACAGAGGCGGCGGGACGAGCGTCCCGACGGACGGAACCTCACGCGCTATCCCATCTATCTCGATACGGGCGAGCCGAGGGTCTACGGCCCGGAGAAGGCGACGGACAATCGATCGGCCTTCGGGACGGCCCTGACCGATGTGGGACGTCTCAACGAGGGCGTCGCCGGCCGGACGCCTCTTCTCGTCTTCGACTGCGATCTCGCCGGTTCCGTCAAAGTCGACGGCTTCGCCGCCGCCTGTCCCCGCTCCTTCGTCGAGACGGGCATCCAGGAACACGCCACGGCCACCGTTGCCGGAGCGGCCTCGGCCGCCGGAGTCGTGGCCCTCTGGGCCGATTTCGGCGTCTTCGGTCTATCCGAGGCCTACAATCAGCAGCGTCTCAACGACATCAACGACGCCAACGTCAAGCTCGTCCTGACCCATGTGGGCCTCGACGTCGGAGAGGACGGCAAGACCCACCAGGCCATCGACTACATCGGCCTCCTGCGGAACACCTTCGGCTGGAAGCTCGTCGTCCCCGCCGACCCCAATCAGACCGACAGGGCCACCCGATGGGCCCTTTCCAGCTGGGGGAACACTTGCCTCGCCATGGGCCGGAGCAAGTTGCCCGTCGTCACGGACGAAGAGGGCCGTCCCTTCTTCGGCTCCTCCTATCGCTTCCGCTACGGAGCTCTCGACGTCGTCCGACCCGGAACGGATCTGACCCTTCTGGCCTGCGGCCACATGATCCACAGGGCGCTGGCGGCGCGGGAAATCCTGGCCGGGCGAGGACTGTCGGCCCGCGTCTGCCACGCGGCGACGCCCCTGCACATCGACATCGCCGATCTCGTCGAGGCCTCTTCGACGGGGGCCGTCGTCACCGTCGAAGATCATAACGTCAACAGCGGTCTCGGCTCCATCGTCGCCATGAGCCTGATGCAGCTCGGCCGGCCCATCCGCTTCCAGCCCTTGGGCGTGACGCGCTACGGCGAGTCGGGGGCCTCCGACGACGTCTTTGCCGCCATGGGCCTCGATGTCGACGCCATAGCCCGCGCCGCCGTCGACTGTCTCCGCTGA
- the ald gene encoding alanine dehydrogenase — translation MKIGCPREIKNHEYRVGLTPAAVRAYVAAGHELFVEEGAGAGSGITDEEYVAAGATILATADEVWHEAEMIVKVKEPLAAEYSQMKEGQLVYTYFHFAAAEALLQACLERGITALAYETVKEADGSLPLLKPMSEVAGRMAPLMGAFYLSRPQGGRGTLPTGVPGVAPANILVIGGGVVGYNAARVASGLGARVMVLDVNQSRLEYLSHIMPANCFPLYSDAHSLEEGLRDADIVIGAVLIPGAKAPRLIRRDHLSLMRPGAVFVDVAIDQGGIAETSHPTTHSDPVFVVDNVIHYCVANMPGAYARTSTYSLSNYTTAYGLKLAARGVEACRGNAPLLGGLNVHRGKITCLPVAQAFGLEALYVDPEEALSL, via the coding sequence ATGAAGATCGGTTGTCCCAGGGAGATCAAGAACCACGAGTACCGCGTCGGCCTCACGCCTGCCGCCGTTCGGGCCTATGTCGCGGCCGGCCACGAGCTTTTCGTCGAGGAGGGAGCCGGCGCCGGATCGGGCATTACCGACGAGGAGTATGTCGCCGCGGGAGCGACGATCCTCGCCACGGCCGACGAGGTCTGGCACGAGGCGGAGATGATCGTCAAGGTCAAGGAACCCCTTGCCGCCGAGTATTCCCAGATGAAGGAGGGGCAGCTCGTCTACACCTACTTCCATTTCGCCGCGGCCGAGGCCCTCCTCCAGGCCTGCCTGGAAAGAGGCATCACGGCTCTGGCCTACGAGACGGTCAAAGAGGCCGACGGTTCCCTGCCCCTCCTGAAGCCCATGAGCGAGGTGGCGGGCCGCATGGCGCCTCTCATGGGGGCCTTCTACCTCAGCCGCCCTCAGGGGGGGAGGGGAACGTTGCCGACGGGTGTTCCCGGCGTGGCTCCGGCGAACATCCTCGTCATCGGAGGCGGCGTCGTCGGCTACAACGCGGCCCGTGTCGCCTCGGGGCTGGGGGCTCGGGTCATGGTCCTCGACGTCAACCAGTCCCGACTCGAGTATCTGAGCCACATCATGCCCGCCAACTGCTTCCCCCTCTACAGCGATGCCCATTCGCTAGAGGAGGGGCTTCGCGATGCCGACATCGTCATCGGCGCCGTTCTCATCCCCGGCGCCAAGGCGCCTCGACTCATCAGGCGGGACCATCTCTCCCTGATGCGTCCCGGAGCGGTCTTCGTCGACGTCGCCATCGACCAGGGCGGCATCGCCGAGACGTCTCATCCGACGACGCACAGCGATCCCGTTTTCGTCGTCGACAACGTCATTCACTACTGCGTGGCCAACATGCCCGGCGCCTACGCCCGGACGTCGACCTATTCCCTCAGCAACTATACGACAGCTTACGGCCTCAAACTGGCCGCCCGGGGCGTCGAGGCCTGCCGAGGCAACGCACCCCTTCTGGGAGGACTCAACGTCCATAGGGGAAAGATCACCTGCCTCCCCGTGGCTCAGGCCTTCGGTCTCGAAGCGCTCTACGTCGATCCCGAGGAGGCCCTCTCCCTCTGA
- a CDS encoding MurR/RpiR family transcriptional regulator: MSAGNVIELIREAYSSLSRQQQRVAQAILDRGNRIAFQTAKELSSHIGVSSATIVRFACRIGFDGYPALARELQRFFYEDNAPMQKLKASFEGPLEKKDLLGHVCEMDRENLLLLRQSAMDDVLERVVRKMGEARRVVLTGGRTSFSLVHYGGFLLRQLDRKFSFFNASVDDAQERLEDLDGECLLLAVSFHRYYRQTRDLVKTAREAGVFVTALTDDLKSPLVPLADALLLAPNRAPFYSYVPAMALLNALVAGYARDLNLSSREVFEKRSRMLLEKDVYV; encoded by the coding sequence ATGAGTGCCGGCAACGTCATCGAACTCATCCGCGAGGCCTACTCCTCCCTTTCCCGGCAGCAACAGAGAGTGGCCCAGGCCATCCTCGACAGGGGCAACAGGATCGCCTTTCAGACGGCCAAGGAGCTCAGCAGCCACATAGGCGTCTCAAGCGCCACCATCGTCCGCTTCGCCTGCCGGATCGGGTTTGACGGTTATCCCGCTCTGGCCCGGGAACTTCAGCGCTTCTTCTACGAGGACAACGCCCCGATGCAGAAGCTGAAGGCCTCATTCGAAGGTCCCCTTGAAAAAAAGGACCTTCTGGGACACGTCTGCGAAATGGACCGGGAAAACCTCCTTCTGCTGCGACAGAGCGCCATGGACGACGTCCTGGAAAGGGTCGTCCGCAAGATGGGGGAGGCCCGTCGCGTCGTTCTGACGGGAGGGCGTACCTCTTTTTCCCTGGTCCACTACGGCGGTTTTCTCCTCCGCCAACTCGACAGGAAGTTCTCGTTTTTCAACGCCTCCGTCGATGACGCTCAGGAGCGCCTGGAGGATCTCGACGGAGAATGTCTCCTTCTGGCCGTCTCCTTTCATCGCTACTACAGACAGACAAGGGATCTGGTCAAGACGGCCCGAGAAGCGGGAGTCTTCGTCACGGCCCTGACGGACGACCTCAAATCGCCTCTGGTCCCTCTGGCCGACGCCCTTCTTCTCGCCCCCAACAGGGCACCTTTTTATTCCTACGTGCCGGCCATGGCCCTTCTCAACGCCCTCGTCGCCGGTTACGCCAGAGATCTGAACCTCTCGTCGCGAGAGGTTTTCGAAAAGAGGAGCCGCATGCTCCTCGAAAAGGACGTTTACGTCTAG